The DNA region GCACAGTGATCATGACCAAACTGCGCACATCTGGACTGGTGGCAGTCCAGCTCTGCTCCTGGAGGAGCCTGGCCATTGTCTGAAGCCAGCTGGCTCCTCCAGCTCACAGAGCCCATGTGGGGACTGGATTCCTGTGGGCAGCACAGCACCAGGCCTGGCCAGGGGACCCTCCTTGGGCATCTTTTAGCATCAGTCTGGCCTTCTGGTGAGCACTGGGGAAGGTGAGGGTAAGCAGAGAAGGGCAGAGGGGAGTGGGCAGCTCAGGCctctggggagagaggagagctGTGGCCCTCCTGGCCTAACCAGGTCTGGGCTCTGTCAGGGAGTGGACAGCACCGAGTGGCCGTACCATGCAGGAGGAGACGCCGCTGGCCCCAGCACAGATCATCACATCAGTGATCTTGCTGCCCCAGGACTTCTTGCAGTCAGCAGTGGACACCAGAGGCAGGACTGCCTGCTGCAGCTTGTCAGGGGTCTTGTTGGCTGCAGAGACAAGAGAAGGCAGAGTTAGGGACCCTCAGCCCCACCAGCCACGGAGAGCGGGGGACCAGGAAAGTTCCTGATCCTTAAAATCAGCTGTGGGCACAGCGCCTGTCAGGTCCAAACTGTCCAGCCCTGGGGCCTCTGCTCGGCAGCCACTGTGGGCAGGCAGCATGAGGGgccccttcttccttcccaggGAAGGAGTAGACTTCCTTGAAGGGGACACCTGCAACCTGCCACTCTCAGAGAGGGCCAGGAagcacctccctcctcccctccttggCCGCTTCTGTCTGGCAGCAGAACTGGGGACTCTGGAGGGAGAAAATCGAGTGATAAGCTGAGAGGTGGCTCGGGGCAGGTGAGCCAGGCTTCCTTCTCAGGACTCTGAACAGACCTGGGCATTGAACTCCTAGCCATACAGGGGAACTGGACACTCCCTGCCTGAGCCAGACAGACGCCCACACTGGACACGTCCCCTGTGGGTCCCACACGGGCCTGTGAGGCCTCCCTACTTGTGCCTAGGTTTAGGGGCTTTCTGATCAAGCATATCACTATTTCACCcttttaccttcatttttatttgcatttggtcgattttaaatttttaactcatttggacattttatagatttttaataaAGGAATGGGAAGATTTACGAATGTTGggatttagacaaaaaaaaaaaaaaaagccagataaGGCCCAGCTGGAGACTCCCACTGGTCAGGCAGCCCCAATGCCAGGGACAGCACCTGCTGGGCAAAGGCAGGTCACACTTACCATTGTACTTGGTCTTGCCCCAGCCGGTGGTGACACACTGTGTCCCAGCAGGGAAATTGTCATTAGCGTCAGGCAGGCACACAGCAGACACAGTCTGGGAGAAGCGGGCAGGCGTGGCCAGCTTCAACAGGGTGATGTCATTGCGGACAGTCAGCAGGCTGAACTTGGGGTTCTTGAAAACCTGTGGGCGAGGACCAGACAGGTGAGGCCCGCGAGCGCTCAGGGTCTGAGGGTTTCCAGGAGACAGGCTTTTTCCAGTGGCCCTTCAGGACAGCAGACCCACAGGAGCCAGGAAAAAGGATTCTGGGGCCATCCCAGCCCCACCGCGTTCCCTTCCTGTGCCAGCTCCCCTGCACCTGAGCTGGGCCCCTGCCCTGTCCAGCAGGCCTGTGTACCTTTGCGATCTTGATGACCTGGATGTTCTCCTTATTAGAGCCCTGGTCAAACTCTCCAGCCACCACCAGGTCGGATGTCCTAAGCAATGAGACATGGAGGGTTGAGGACAGGGAGTGGGCCCTGCGCCCTGCCTCACCCTGCTGGTAGCAGAATCCCAAGGCTGCCCAGTGCTCACTTGACTCCACAGTGGGCAGCGGTGACCACCCAGTTCTCGCTGATGAGGGAGCCCCCGCAGAAGTGGAAGCCGGTTTTGTCCTGGTGAGGAAGAAGATGAGAGTCACTACTCCCACCTGGGCTGCAGCCTGTGCCCCCAGCCCGGCCAGCACCCCAGAGTGCCCCTCTCACCTGCAGGGACACCTGCCAGGGCCAGGAACCAGGGACAGCATCCTCTCCGTTGACGATCCTCGACAGGCCATTCAGCACGGGGTGGATGGCAGGTACCCCGCAGCCTGAGGGGGCCATAAGGGAGCCAGGTGAAGGGCTTTAGCTGGGATTCAATCTGACCTAAACTGCCCATTTTGCAGAATTCCTGATTCCTACTTCAACCCCCCAGTCCAGCTCAGGACCCCACAGAACAGTACCACCTCCTCTGGAAAATTCCCCTAGCTTCCCTCCAACCTCCTGGCTCAAGAGTCCCCCACCCACAGGCTGCCAATCTCAGTCATGCTTCCAGGGATGCAGATGGACATGGCTGTCCCCACCCAGACCTGCCCTGCCAGAAGGAAAAAATGGGCTGGGCCATCAGACTGCCTGGGCTCCACCTCTAGGTCCCCCTTCTTCTCTGTAGACCTTAGACCAGTCAAGGCTGCATTCCAAAATCAGTTTTCTCAGCTGTTAAATGGAGAGAACAATTCAGCTTCCCAGGTCAAAGCTTTGCTGTTAGATTGTTGGGAGTAGGGGATGTCATACCCCCTACTTGAGAGGCttaagcaggaagattgcaagtttgaggccagcctctgcaacttaacaagaccctgactcaaaaaataaaaaggactgggcatgtagctcaatggtagagcaaccctgggttcattcctcaataaaacaaagaaataaataaaaacatcttaGCAGGGTGCTGAGCTAAGTGgtgcacagctataatcccagccacttggaaggccaaggcaggagattGCTTAGAGCCTAGCAGTTTAGGGGCAGCCTCAAGAGAAAACCAAAaccttccaaaaataaaataaaaataattaacaaaagaaGATGTAATACCTGAAGCAAACCTACAAAAAGGTAAGAACTGCTAAATCCTGACAGTAGAGATGTGgatgccattttctttttattatctcttttcttcctctttaataGAAAACACAATGCTCAGCACGTGCCCAGCATGATAAATACGAACACTGTGTGGACGTCAGGGAGGTCTGCAGCCCTCACCCCGCCCACAGCACCCCAGCTGAGCCCCTTCTGGGCCACAGACCGTGGTTGGGTGTAGGTTCGTCTTTTCCCCTACTGAGCAGGGTGGGAGGGCTCAGAAAGTCCCAAAAGACCCCTTTCCTCCCTGCAGGTGCCTGTGTCCTGCTCCTGGGGACAGGGAATGGGGCTCAGCCCTGGCTCAGGGTCATGCCCCTCTGGTTCCTCCAATGGGGCCCCGCTGCAGGGTCCACAAAGGGCTCAGGAacctcctccctggcctcctcccaGGCCTGGCCGGTTACTGGGTCCCAACACTCACCGAAGGCGGTCCCCAGGAGGGCGAAGCAGGAGAGAAGCCACAGGGAGGCCATTGTGCTTCAGTCAGGGAAGGTGCCGCCTGCCTGCCCTGGAGCCCCTTTTATGTCGCTGAGGATCTCAAGCCGAGGCCAGTCCCTCTGGCCCTGCCCAACCAGGGAGGCCTAGGAGCCACGCTCCCTGTTATCCAGGGTCCTTGGGCGATAAGTGGGGGCCCAGCTTTCCCACTCCTGGCTCTCATCCTGGAACACCCTGGGAAGAGGACAGCTGCTCCATTCCAAAGCCACCTGCGAGCCTCAGCAACACCCGGCACCCCAGGCGCTGAGGGCAAGGCAGTGCCAGGCAGGCGCTCAGCCCCTCAGAGCCAGCTCATGCAGACTTTGACAGAGCAGGGGACTCCGTCACTCCCAGTGCCACCGGTGGGCTTCCCAGCTCCTAATTAAATGCAATCCCATCACAAGGTTCAAAGAAGCCTGACCGGGTAGCCCGGAGGCCCTCAGGATCTCTCCTGCTGCTGGCCCAGGACTATAAACATGGACTTCAGGTTCTCGGTGAAGAGTGTTTCAACAGTGGACACTCAGGGAAAAGCAAAAGGTTGCATGGACACTCGGAATTATCTAGGGGGTCACCTGTGCCCAGTCCCACCCACAGTCCCCGTGTGGAGAGGACTGAGAAGGAATAGCAGAAACTGGTCCAAGCGAGCAGGACAGTGTCACTGGTCTTTGTAAAGTCAAAGTGTGGATTTGAACTTGAATCAGTTTTGGAGTTGTGTGTTCTCCGTCACAGAGGCCAGTCACAATGCTTAGCATCTGGTTGAAGTGGAACCAGGCCATGAGGGTCCTGCAGGCCCCGGCCCGTGTCTGTGTGGCCCACAGTCCCAGCCTAACTGACACCAGGCTTTTCTACACCCTAACCACCTGTGGGGCAGCCCAGGGGTGCGGCTCAGTGTCAGCCCTGACTTTGAGCATAAGGAATTCATATAACCCAGGTCCCAGGCCTGggttatttattgaaatattaatatttgaggGGGGGGTTCCCCGTCACTCATTCCAAGTAGATGGCCCACACATTTGTATTTTCCTTCTCCCAGGGACTTTACCAGAGCAGCAAGCCGCAAACAGCCCAGTTAGGTCGACTGTGAGAGCTAACCTCACTGTGAACTTGAAAACAGGAGACGTCTGTCCTGGGAAGGCTCCAGGACGAGGGAGGGGGAC from Marmota flaviventris isolate mMarFla1 chromosome 18, mMarFla1.hap1, whole genome shotgun sequence includes:
- the LOC114090883 gene encoding chymotrypsinogen B — protein: MASLWLLSCFALLGTAFGCGVPAIHPVLNGLSRIVNGEDAVPGSWPWQVSLQDKTGFHFCGGSLISENWVVTAAHCGVKTSDLVVAGEFDQGSNKENIQVIKIAKVFKNPKFSLLTVRNDITLLKLATPARFSQTVSAVCLPDANDNFPAGTQCVTTGWGKTKYNANKTPDKLQQAVLPLVSTADCKKSWGSKITDVMICAGASGVSSCMGDSGGPLVCQKNGAWTLVGIVSWGSGTCSTSTPAVYARVTALIPWVQEILAAN